Proteins from one Leptospira bourretii genomic window:
- a CDS encoding S49 family peptidase, translated as MFRILFLIIFLPFRLLYLLYLRLSLIFQRGREVYELEFPAVFEDSYKSYIVKKLQGKEETVTRLELLILLKLIQKNDKIKTLDISLPPLEWTLSEFYEVRNQILAIKESGKKVRIFAKEGGVGTLLLLTAATENFLAPESEFMVLLPSAEPMFFGKFLKTWGIEVQAFASGPYKSFAESFTRGEFSKEAKKNLETLILDLRKVLLTALTNGQKSLESLFYKPMLSADELLSAGVITGIKTENEFFSEDRKVFSGNYPSLHHSIKDFCFFPKRKAEVVILPLEGGITGGDYLHKNRENGKIEAFSLIPNLKALAEDKKIKAVILEISSPGGSAFYSEQIHQEIMELKKTKIVTAYFKDTVASGGYYIGSAVDHITASPVCITGSIGAVSIRANLQKLYKKFQLNKEAIGFYPFRDIHSEFQPLSKQSVQYLESQIKKTEGLFYRRVSEGRKIPLEEMPKIGMGRVYLPTVENRIVDSLGGLLDAVHDIKERLGGKPIIVTEELPAYNLKNKIPLLGGLMAELKFLESFNEVSLLSPVRLAWKNRK; from the coding sequence GTGTTTCGAATTCTTTTTTTAATCATTTTCCTTCCCTTCCGGCTTCTGTACTTACTTTACCTACGTCTAAGCCTAATTTTTCAAAGGGGTCGGGAAGTTTATGAATTGGAATTCCCTGCTGTCTTTGAGGATTCTTACAAATCTTATATTGTCAAAAAATTGCAAGGGAAGGAAGAAACGGTCACAAGACTCGAACTCCTCATCCTTCTCAAACTCATCCAAAAAAATGATAAAATCAAAACATTGGATATTTCTCTACCACCATTAGAATGGACTCTCTCTGAATTCTATGAAGTGAGAAACCAAATTTTAGCGATCAAAGAATCAGGGAAAAAAGTGAGAATTTTTGCCAAAGAAGGTGGTGTGGGAACTTTGCTTTTACTCACGGCCGCAACGGAAAATTTTTTGGCCCCAGAATCCGAATTTATGGTTTTACTTCCAAGCGCCGAACCCATGTTTTTTGGTAAATTTTTAAAAACCTGGGGAATCGAAGTGCAAGCCTTTGCTTCAGGCCCTTACAAATCCTTTGCCGAAAGTTTTACACGAGGGGAATTTTCTAAAGAAGCAAAAAAGAATTTAGAAACTCTGATTTTAGATTTACGAAAAGTATTACTGACTGCCCTTACCAATGGACAAAAGTCTTTAGAATCTTTATTTTACAAACCGATGCTTTCAGCCGATGAACTTTTGTCAGCAGGTGTCATTACAGGAATCAAAACAGAAAACGAATTTTTCTCTGAAGACAGAAAAGTATTTTCTGGAAACTATCCATCGTTACATCATTCTATCAAAGATTTTTGTTTTTTCCCCAAACGAAAAGCAGAAGTAGTTATCCTTCCTTTAGAAGGAGGAATTACCGGTGGGGACTATTTGCATAAAAATCGAGAAAACGGTAAAATTGAAGCTTTCTCTCTGATTCCGAACTTGAAGGCACTTGCAGAAGATAAAAAAATAAAAGCAGTCATTTTAGAAATTTCCTCTCCCGGCGGTTCTGCTTTTTATTCCGAACAAATCCATCAGGAAATTATGGAGCTCAAAAAAACAAAAATTGTCACTGCTTACTTTAAAGATACAGTGGCAAGTGGTGGGTATTATATTGGTTCGGCGGTGGATCATATCACAGCATCCCCTGTATGTATTACAGGTTCCATTGGAGCCGTGAGTATCAGGGCCAACTTACAAAAGTTATATAAAAAATTCCAACTGAATAAAGAAGCCATTGGTTTTTATCCATTTCGCGATATTCATTCCGAATTCCAACCACTCTCCAAACAAAGTGTACAATATTTGGAATCCCAAATCAAAAAAACCGAAGGCCTATTTTACCGCCGAGTTTCTGAAGGCCGAAAGATTCCTTTGGAAGAAATGCCAAAAATTGGAATGGGCAGAGTGTATTTGCCTACAGTAGAAAACCGAATTGTAGATTCCCTGGGAGGACTATTGGATGCCGTACACGACATCAAAGAAAGGTTAGGTGGAAAACCCATCATCGTGACTGAGGAACTCCCTGCTTACAATTTGAAAAATAAAATCCCACTCCTTGGTGGGCTTATGGCTGAACTAAAATTTCTCGAATCATTCAATGAAGTATCGCTGTTAAGTCCCGTGCGTCTTGCTTGGAAAAATAGAAAGTAA